Proteins from a genomic interval of Gluconacetobacter diazotrophicus PA1 5:
- a CDS encoding histidine triad nucleotide-binding protein: MAVSGLGPYDPQNVFAKILRGEIPCRKIYENEHALAFHDIAPKAPVHALIIPKGPYVSFADFSSQASDAEIGGFTRAVGHVAAQLGLEDAGYRLLSNMGAAAGQEVPHFHVHLFGGAALGPMLQHG, translated from the coding sequence ATGGCCGTTTCCGGACTGGGTCCGTACGATCCGCAGAACGTCTTCGCCAAGATCCTGCGTGGGGAAATCCCGTGCCGCAAGATCTATGAAAACGAACACGCCCTGGCCTTCCACGATATCGCGCCCAAGGCGCCGGTGCATGCGCTGATCATCCCCAAGGGCCCTTACGTCTCCTTCGCGGATTTCAGCAGCCAGGCCAGCGACGCCGAAATCGGCGGCTTCACCCGCGCGGTGGGCCATGTGGCGGCGCAACTGGGGCTGGAGGATGCGGGCTACCGCCTGCTGTCGAACATGGGCGCGGCCGCCGGCCAGGAAGTGCCGCATTTCCACGTCCACCTGTTCGGCGGCGCCGCGCTGGGGCCGATGCTGCAGCACGGCTGA
- a CDS encoding phosphoribosyl-ATP diphosphatase yields the protein MPKILKTTRKSAETKAVDDKAAGKKTVSKKTVAKKVGAKKTVAKKAVGKKVATTAPLPPAVPPAATAEVLDRLFDVVTSRKGTNPSISHSARLLARGRRKIAQKFGEEAVECLIEAVAGNTGELVGESADVLYHLIVMWVDAGVHPAEVWAELHRREGTSGIAEKAARPHDPLAE from the coding sequence ATGCCAAAGATCCTGAAGACGACCCGCAAGAGCGCCGAGACCAAGGCCGTGGACGACAAGGCCGCCGGCAAGAAAACCGTCAGCAAGAAGACCGTTGCCAAGAAGGTCGGTGCCAAGAAGACGGTTGCCAAGAAAGCCGTCGGCAAGAAAGTCGCGACGACCGCCCCCCTGCCCCCCGCCGTCCCTCCGGCAGCGACGGCCGAGGTGCTGGACCGCCTGTTCGACGTCGTGACCTCCCGCAAGGGCACCAACCCGTCGATCAGCCATTCGGCGCGGCTGCTGGCGCGGGGCCGGCGCAAGATCGCCCAGAAATTCGGCGAGGAAGCGGTCGAGTGCCTGATCGAGGCGGTCGCCGGCAACACCGGCGAGCTGGTGGGCGAAAGCGCGGACGTGCTGTACCACCTGATCGTCATGTGGGTGGATGCCGGCGTTCACCCGGCGGAGGTGTGGGCCGAACTGCACCGCCGCGAGGGCACCAGCGGCATCGCCGAAAAGGCCGCCCGCCCCCACGACCCGCTGGCGGAATAA
- the hisF gene encoding imidazole glycerol phosphate synthase subunit HisF: protein MLKLRVIPCLDVKNGRVVKGVNFVSLRDAGDPVEQAAVYDAAGADELTFLDITASHENRDTILDVVSRTAERIFLPLTVGGGVRTTDDMRRLLLAGADKCAMNSAAVARPDLVSEAARKFGSQCVVVAVDARSDGHGSWEVYTHGGRTPTGRNVIDWCREVVERGAGEILLTSMDRDGTGSGFDLDLLCAACTAVRVPIVASGGVGTLEHFVEGARAGATGLLAASVFHFGQFTIPQVKQALADAGLPVRHTPAHPVP from the coding sequence ATGCTGAAGCTGCGGGTCATCCCCTGTCTGGACGTCAAGAACGGGCGCGTCGTGAAGGGCGTCAACTTCGTATCGCTGCGCGATGCCGGGGACCCGGTGGAGCAGGCGGCGGTCTATGATGCCGCCGGGGCGGACGAACTGACCTTCTTGGACATCACGGCCAGCCACGAGAACCGGGACACGATCCTGGACGTGGTCAGCCGTACCGCCGAGCGGATCTTCCTGCCGCTGACGGTGGGGGGCGGCGTGCGGACGACCGACGACATGCGGCGCCTGCTGCTGGCCGGGGCGGACAAGTGCGCGATGAATTCCGCCGCCGTCGCCCGGCCCGACCTGGTCAGCGAGGCCGCGCGGAAATTCGGCAGCCAGTGCGTGGTGGTGGCCGTCGATGCCCGGTCGGACGGGCATGGATCGTGGGAGGTGTACACCCATGGCGGCCGCACGCCCACAGGGCGCAACGTCATCGACTGGTGCCGCGAGGTGGTCGAACGCGGCGCGGGCGAGATCCTGCTGACCAGCATGGACCGCGACGGTACCGGCAGCGGGTTCGACCTGGACCTGCTGTGCGCGGCGTGTACTGCGGTACGGGTGCCGATCGTGGCCTCGGGCGGGGTCGGCACGCTGGAGCATTTCGTCGAGGGCGCGCGCGCGGGCGCCACCGGCCTGCTGGCCGCCAGCGTCTTTCATTTCGGCCAGTTCACCATTCCGCAGGTCAAGCAGGCGCTGGCCGATGCCGGCCTGCCGGTGCGCCACACGCCCGCACACCCCGTACCCTGA
- the hisA gene encoding 1-(5-phosphoribosyl)-5-[(5-phosphoribosylamino)methylideneamino]imidazole-4-carboxamide isomerase, whose product MNEIGTPSQTRPRAERVQALHEDDLQALCEATDAAILDGGGFGWLTTPGRQAMERYFRGVLMVPERMLFVVRLDGIIVGAAQLVRPPRNNEAQAMSATLMHLYVAPYARGLGLGRLLLLEAEQCARAMGYQILNLDVRETQESAIRLFRAFGFHHWGTHPSYARTEGRTVRGLFFTKRLQDNERVVPAHPQAASIPIPATGPASVTGHSLTLYPAIDLKDGACVRLRRGEMDDATIYSDNPGAQARAWVQAGCRWLHVVDLNGAFAGRSANGDAVEAIIANATVPVQLGGGLRDMAGIERWLAAGVTRVILGSVAVKDPELVRAACRAFPGRIVAGIDARSGQVATEGWAETSDMKAVELARRMEDVGVAAIIFTEISRDGMLTGIDIAQTVEMANALSIPVIASGGVGHADHLHALRAATVQAPGIEGVIVGRALYDGRVDPAEALRILS is encoded by the coding sequence ATGAACGAGATCGGCACGCCGTCCCAGACCCGCCCCCGCGCCGAACGGGTGCAGGCCCTGCATGAAGACGATCTGCAGGCGCTGTGCGAGGCCACCGACGCCGCGATCCTGGATGGCGGGGGGTTCGGCTGGCTGACCACGCCCGGCCGACAGGCGATGGAGCGCTATTTTCGCGGCGTGCTGATGGTGCCGGAGCGCATGCTGTTCGTGGTCCGGCTGGACGGCATCATCGTGGGTGCCGCCCAACTGGTGCGCCCGCCGCGCAATAACGAGGCGCAGGCCATGAGCGCCACGCTGATGCACCTGTATGTCGCGCCCTATGCCAGGGGCCTGGGGCTGGGCCGGCTGCTGCTGCTGGAGGCCGAGCAGTGCGCGCGGGCCATGGGGTACCAGATCCTGAACCTGGACGTGCGCGAGACGCAGGAATCGGCCATCCGGCTGTTCCGCGCCTTCGGCTTCCATCACTGGGGCACCCATCCCAGCTATGCCCGCACGGAGGGGCGCACGGTGCGGGGCCTGTTCTTCACCAAGCGCCTGCAGGACAATGAACGGGTGGTACCCGCGCATCCGCAGGCCGCTTCCATTCCCATTCCTGCCACGGGACCCGCCAGCGTGACCGGACACAGCCTGACCCTGTACCCCGCCATCGACCTGAAGGACGGGGCCTGCGTGCGCCTGCGCCGGGGCGAGATGGACGATGCCACGATCTATTCCGACAATCCGGGCGCGCAGGCCCGTGCCTGGGTGCAGGCGGGTTGCCGGTGGCTGCATGTCGTGGACCTGAACGGTGCATTCGCCGGCCGGTCGGCCAATGGCGACGCGGTCGAGGCGATCATCGCCAACGCCACCGTGCCGGTGCAGCTGGGCGGCGGTCTGCGGGACATGGCGGGCATCGAACGCTGGCTGGCCGCCGGTGTCACGCGCGTCATCCTGGGCAGCGTCGCGGTCAAGGACCCCGAACTGGTGCGTGCGGCCTGCCGCGCCTTCCCCGGCCGGATCGTGGCGGGGATCGACGCGCGATCGGGCCAGGTGGCGACCGAGGGCTGGGCCGAGACGTCGGACATGAAGGCGGTCGAACTGGCCCGCCGGATGGAGGACGTGGGGGTGGCCGCGATCATCTTCACCGAGATCAGCCGCGACGGCATGCTGACGGGCATCGACATCGCCCAGACCGTCGAGATGGCGAATGCGCTGTCGATCCCGGTCATCGCCAGCGGCGGAGTCGGCCATGCCGACCACCTGCATGCCCTGCGTGCCGCGACGGTGCAGGCACCGGGGATCGAGGGCGTGATCGTCGGCCGGGCGCTGTATGACGGCCGGGTGGACCCGGCCGAGGCCTTGCGGATCCTGTCCTGA
- the hisH gene encoding imidazole glycerol phosphate synthase subunit HisH, whose translation MATATQSIVVIDYNGGNLASAARAVARAAADSGIDATVTITADPESVRGADRIVLPGQGAFADCAAGLAAVPGLKPAIIDATEAGTPFLGICVGMQLMAQRGLEHAVTPGFGWISGEIARMEAPGLRLPQMGWNRLDFTPGAHPLTEGLDADAHGYFVHSYALRHGAVDELVATTDYGGAVPAIVARGNRAGTQFHVEKSQTVGLRILSNFLRWSPVREGAAA comes from the coding sequence ATGGCGACCGCGACGCAATCCATCGTAGTGATCGACTACAACGGCGGCAACCTGGCATCCGCCGCGCGGGCGGTGGCGCGCGCCGCCGCCGATAGCGGGATCGACGCCACCGTGACGATCACCGCCGACCCCGAGTCGGTGCGCGGGGCGGACCGGATCGTGCTGCCTGGACAGGGTGCGTTCGCCGATTGCGCGGCGGGGCTGGCGGCGGTGCCCGGGCTGAAGCCCGCGATCATCGACGCGACCGAAGCCGGCACGCCGTTCCTGGGCATCTGCGTGGGTATGCAACTGATGGCCCAGCGCGGGCTGGAACACGCAGTGACGCCGGGATTCGGCTGGATTTCCGGCGAGATCGCGCGGATGGAGGCACCGGGACTGCGCCTGCCGCAGATGGGCTGGAACCGGCTGGATTTCACACCGGGCGCGCATCCGCTGACCGAGGGGCTGGACGCCGACGCCCACGGCTATTTCGTGCATTCCTACGCGCTGCGTCACGGGGCGGTGGACGAACTGGTGGCAACGACCGACTATGGCGGGGCGGTGCCGGCGATCGTGGCCCGGGGCAATCGCGCCGGCACCCAGTTCCATGTCGAGAAGAGCCAGACGGTCGGCCTGCGGATCCTGTCGAATTTCCTGCGCTGGTCGCCCGTTCGCGAAGGAGCCGCCGCATGA
- the hisB gene encoding imidazoleglycerol-phosphate dehydratase HisB — MDTARTATIHRVTSETDITIRLDLDGTGQSRIATGIGFFDHMLTALARHGMFDLDIEAKGDLHIDFHHTVEDTGIALGQAFVRAIGDKRGIRRFGHALVPLDEALSEVVADISGRPYLAWAVDFTRDKIGEMDTELFEEFFRAFAMSALVTLHVTQKAGRNCHHIAEASFKAAARALRMATEADPRAAGAIPSTKGVL, encoded by the coding sequence ATGGATACTGCCCGCACAGCCACGATTCATCGCGTCACCAGCGAGACCGACATCACGATCCGCCTGGACCTGGACGGCACCGGCCAGTCGCGCATCGCGACGGGGATCGGCTTCTTCGACCATATGCTGACGGCGCTGGCCCGGCATGGGATGTTCGACCTGGATATCGAGGCCAAGGGCGACCTGCATATCGATTTCCATCATACCGTCGAGGATACCGGCATCGCGCTGGGCCAGGCCTTCGTCCGGGCGATCGGCGACAAGCGGGGCATCAGGCGGTTCGGCCATGCGCTGGTGCCGCTGGACGAGGCGCTGAGCGAGGTGGTGGCCGACATATCCGGCCGGCCCTACCTGGCGTGGGCGGTAGACTTCACCCGCGACAAGATCGGGGAGATGGACACCGAGCTGTTCGAGGAATTCTTTCGCGCCTTCGCCATGAGCGCGCTGGTGACGCTGCATGTTACGCAGAAGGCCGGCCGCAACTGCCACCATATCGCCGAGGCGTCGTTCAAGGCGGCGGCGCGGGCGCTGCGGATGGCGACCGAGGCCGACCCCCGCGCGGCGGGCGCGATTCCGTCCACCAAGGGCGTGCTGTGA
- a CDS encoding nitroreductase family protein, whose protein sequence is MAVLDALLSRSSTDMLSDPAPEGSVLEDILSTAMRAPDHGKLRPWRYVLVRGDARPKLAELVVAGMLARDPDVPAAKIEKRRVRFSTMPLTIALGMHLHPDDKIPVIEQEMAVAAAAMNVLNALHATGFGGVWVTGDMTYDPAVAAALGFAAPHRLAGFLFVGTPDSARPVPTRRPVGGYVAEWHGTPVVFDADH, encoded by the coding sequence ATGGCCGTGCTCGACGCTCTCCTGTCCCGTTCATCGACCGACATGCTGTCCGACCCCGCGCCAGAGGGTTCGGTGCTTGAAGACATCCTCTCCACGGCGATGCGCGCGCCCGACCATGGCAAGCTGCGGCCGTGGCGCTATGTCCTGGTCCGGGGCGACGCCCGGCCGAAACTGGCCGAACTGGTGGTGGCTGGCATGCTGGCGCGTGACCCGGACGTCCCGGCCGCGAAGATCGAAAAACGCCGCGTGCGCTTTTCCACCATGCCGCTGACCATCGCACTGGGCATGCATCTGCATCCCGACGACAAGATCCCGGTGATCGAGCAGGAAATGGCCGTCGCCGCCGCGGCAATGAACGTCCTCAATGCCCTGCACGCCACCGGTTTCGGCGGCGTGTGGGTAACGGGCGACATGACGTATGATCCTGCCGTCGCGGCCGCACTGGGCTTCGCGGCGCCACATCGCCTGGCGGGCTTCCTGTTCGTGGGCACCCCGGATTCCGCCCGCCCGGTGCCGACCCGCCGCCCGGTCGGCGGGTACGTCGCCGAATGGCACGGCACGCCGGTCGTCTTCGACGCCGATCACTGA
- the ubiM gene encoding 5-demethoxyubiquinol-8 5-hydroxylase UbiM: MHSDVTIIGGGPAGLATALSLDAAGLSVTVLERAPLAALADPAFDGREIALTHHAVSILRGSGAWARIPDIGISLLREARVETGRHNHPLTFDTHGTGVEALGYLVSNHLIRRALYEEVASRPGIVVRAGVATRRVRDDSDGVTVLAEGGDVACRLAIAADGRFSDIRRLRGIGAIIHDFHRAMLVCRMAHESPHHHVATQWFDDGQTVALLPVNGGASSLVLTLPPEQIETLRTMDRDRFNADIMARIGNRLGEMRLVSTRHVYPLRAVYAHRFAARRFALIGDAAVGMHPITAHGFNLGLKGQEILAQEIVAGMARDGDPGSARVLRRFEARHRMATAPLFAATNGIATLYTRDEAPFRQLRRAGLRVADSLAPFKAAVTNMLMDNKKTA; the protein is encoded by the coding sequence ATGCACAGCGACGTTACGATCATTGGTGGCGGCCCCGCGGGCCTGGCCACGGCTCTGTCGCTGGACGCGGCGGGCCTGTCTGTCACGGTGCTGGAGCGTGCGCCGCTGGCCGCCCTGGCCGATCCCGCGTTCGACGGGCGGGAAATCGCCCTGACCCACCATGCGGTGTCCATCCTGCGTGGCAGCGGCGCCTGGGCGCGGATCCCCGATATCGGCATCTCCCTGCTGCGCGAGGCCAGGGTGGAAACCGGGCGCCACAACCATCCGCTGACCTTCGATACGCATGGCACGGGGGTCGAGGCCCTTGGTTATCTGGTCTCCAATCACCTGATCCGCCGCGCGTTGTACGAGGAAGTCGCCTCCCGCCCCGGCATCGTCGTGCGCGCCGGCGTGGCCACACGGCGCGTGCGTGACGACAGCGACGGCGTCACGGTGCTGGCGGAAGGCGGTGACGTCGCCTGCCGCCTGGCGATCGCCGCCGACGGCCGGTTCTCGGACATTCGCCGCCTGCGCGGCATCGGCGCCATCATCCATGATTTCCATCGGGCGATGCTGGTGTGCCGCATGGCGCACGAATCGCCCCATCATCATGTGGCGACCCAGTGGTTCGATGACGGGCAGACCGTGGCCCTGCTGCCGGTCAATGGCGGCGCGTCCTCGCTGGTCCTGACCCTGCCGCCGGAGCAGATCGAAACCCTGCGGACCATGGATCGCGACCGCTTCAACGCCGACATCATGGCCCGCATCGGCAACCGGCTGGGGGAAATGCGGCTGGTCAGTACCCGCCACGTCTATCCGCTGCGCGCGGTCTATGCCCATCGCTTCGCCGCGCGGCGCTTCGCCCTGATCGGTGACGCGGCGGTGGGCATGCACCCGATCACCGCGCACGGCTTCAATCTGGGCCTGAAAGGGCAGGAGATCCTGGCCCAGGAAATCGTCGCCGGCATGGCGCGTGACGGTGACCCCGGCTCGGCCCGGGTGCTGCGGCGATTCGAAGCCCGGCACCGCATGGCCACCGCGCCGCTGTTCGCGGCCACCAACGGAATCGCCACCCTCTATACGCGGGACGAAGCCCCCTTCCGCCAACTGCGCCGGGCCGGCCTGCGGGTGGCCGATTCGCTCGCGCCGTTCAAGGCGGCGGTCACGAACATGCTGATGGATAACAAAAAAACGGCGTAA
- a CDS encoding recombinase family protein: MKVALYARYSSDNQRDASIEDQLRLCRLHAEKQGWTIVESYTDRAISGASLLRPGIQELIQDATRGRFTIIVAEAMDRLSRDQEDIAGLFKRMTFAGVRIITLSEGDVTHLHIGLKGTMNALFLKDLAEKVRRGLRGRVEDGKSGGGNSYSYDVVRQFDAKGERIRGDRTINEEEARTVRRIFTDYTRGKSSRTIAMELNRDGVPGPQGREWGPSTIHGNRERGTGILNNEMYVGRLVWNRLRYLKDPDTGKRVSRLNPESEWVIQEVPELRIVEQDLWDAVKARQAETTFSQPERGNEALNDRRRPRHLFAGLIRCSCCGGGYSMISKDLLGCSTARNKGTCDNRLNIRRDALEASVLSGLRTHLMEPDLFKEFCNEFTREVNRLRMEHGADLAAMRNELPRIDRELDKAIQAILDGVPGAKLKDKIGALEARKIELTERLANAEEPPPLLHPNMAEIYQQRIASLYESLQAEDTKTEAAERLRTLVSQITLQPAEGELAIILRGDLAAILQFAAHKKNATVHPDSGVLDTFVSQVSLVAGAGFEPAAFRL, from the coding sequence GTGAAAGTCGCGCTCTACGCCCGCTACTCATCCGATAACCAGCGCGACGCCTCGATCGAGGATCAGTTGCGCCTCTGCCGACTTCATGCGGAGAAACAGGGCTGGACGATCGTCGAAAGCTACACCGACCGTGCCATCTCGGGTGCTTCCCTGCTCCGCCCCGGCATTCAGGAACTGATCCAGGACGCTACGCGCGGCCGCTTCACGATCATCGTGGCCGAAGCCATGGACCGGCTGTCGCGCGACCAGGAAGATATCGCCGGCCTGTTCAAACGGATGACGTTCGCCGGCGTGCGGATCATCACTCTCTCCGAGGGCGACGTCACCCATCTACATATCGGGCTCAAGGGCACGATGAACGCCCTCTTCCTCAAAGACCTCGCCGAGAAGGTACGCCGTGGCCTGCGCGGACGCGTCGAGGACGGCAAGTCCGGCGGCGGCAATTCCTACAGCTATGATGTCGTGCGCCAGTTCGATGCGAAAGGCGAGCGCATCCGGGGCGACCGGACCATCAACGAGGAAGAAGCCCGGACGGTCAGACGCATCTTCACCGATTACACGCGGGGCAAGTCGTCGCGCACGATCGCCATGGAGTTGAACCGGGACGGCGTTCCAGGTCCGCAGGGCCGCGAATGGGGACCATCCACCATCCACGGCAATCGGGAACGCGGCACCGGTATCCTCAACAACGAGATGTATGTCGGGCGTCTGGTCTGGAACCGGCTGCGCTACCTGAAAGATCCCGATACCGGCAAGCGCGTCTCGCGTCTCAATCCTGAATCCGAATGGGTCATCCAGGAGGTGCCGGAACTGCGGATCGTCGAGCAGGATCTATGGGATGCCGTAAAGGCCCGCCAGGCCGAAACAACCTTCAGCCAGCCGGAACGGGGCAACGAAGCCCTCAATGACCGGCGCCGTCCCCGTCATCTCTTTGCCGGGCTGATCCGCTGCAGCTGCTGTGGCGGTGGGTACAGCATGATCTCTAAGGATCTGCTCGGCTGCTCAACCGCGCGCAACAAGGGCACCTGTGACAACCGTCTGAACATTCGTCGTGATGCGCTGGAGGCCTCTGTCCTAAGCGGGCTGCGCACGCACCTGATGGAACCGGACCTATTCAAGGAGTTTTGCAATGAGTTCACCCGCGAGGTGAACCGGCTTCGGATGGAGCACGGTGCCGATCTCGCAGCAATGCGGAATGAACTGCCTCGCATTGATCGCGAACTGGACAAGGCGATTCAGGCCATCCTCGACGGCGTTCCGGGTGCGAAGCTCAAGGATAAGATCGGCGCGCTCGAAGCTCGCAAGATCGAACTCACAGAACGTCTGGCCAACGCGGAGGAGCCGCCTCCCCTTCTCCATCCGAACATGGCGGAGATCTACCAGCAGCGGATCGCGTCTCTCTATGAGAGTCTTCAGGCCGAAGACACGAAGACCGAGGCGGCCGAGCGCCTGCGCACACTCGTCTCGCAGATCACGCTCCAGCCGGCCGAAGGCGAACTGGCGATCATCCTGCGCGGCGATCTGGCGGCGATCCTGCAGTTCGCGGCACACAAGAAAAACGCCACGGTCCATCCGGACAGTGGCGTTCTTGATACGTTCGTATCGCAAGTATCGTTGGTTGCGGGGGCAGGATTTGAACCTGCGGCCTTCAGGTTATGA
- a CDS encoding ParB/RepB/Spo0J family partition protein: MASAIQKIALNASRDIPFNKLVLSQSNVRRVKSGLSIEELAADIERRGLLQSLNVRPILDDAGVETGTYEVPAGGRRFRALELLVKQKKLAKTASVPCIVREAGSSILAEDDSLAENVQRVALHPLDQFRAFRDMLEKGMSEEEIAAAFFVVPTVVKQRLRLMTVSDRLLEIYEQDGMKLDQLMAFSISDDHTRQEQVWEIIAQSHNREPYVIRRMLTEKTVRASDRRVRFVGLDAYLAAGGPVMRDLFEADDGGWLQDPTLLDQLVMEKLQEAAEQVRAEGWKWVETALSFPWGHTRQFVEIDGVPAVLSEEDAARLTALHSEQETIEAEYAQADEFPEDIDTRLGEIEQAIEALEERPVSFDPVDMQRAGAFVSLDTDGTLLVDRGFVLPEDMPAEPEEGHDESDGYDDAVVYHSAGDDGEGEGREDAPDAEPEEEDGLKPLSDRLLTELTAWRTLALRDAFAGNPHVALTEFLHTLVRDIYWQTPGADCLEAYVREISLPVHSPDMPGSLPAHALRQRNEGWKHDLPEDEDALWRWIDGLDDTSRLALLAHCLSFGINALHESSHGPSLARSVRERLARADRLATALTLDLVEAGWQPTVENYLGRVTKARILEAVREARGIEAAERIAHLKKNDMAQAAERLLEGAGWLPEALRTKGLSAQMKTDEVPDYSADGHAAVAAE; the protein is encoded by the coding sequence ATGGCGAGCGCCATCCAGAAAATCGCCCTCAATGCGTCCCGTGATATCCCCTTCAACAAGCTGGTGCTGTCGCAGTCCAATGTGCGGCGTGTGAAGTCCGGTCTGTCGATCGAGGAACTGGCCGCCGATATCGAACGTCGTGGGCTGCTCCAGAGCCTGAACGTCCGGCCCATTCTTGACGATGCCGGTGTCGAGACCGGTACCTATGAGGTGCCGGCCGGTGGTCGCCGCTTCCGCGCCCTTGAACTGCTGGTGAAGCAGAAGAAACTGGCGAAGACCGCCTCTGTGCCCTGCATCGTGCGCGAGGCCGGATCGTCCATTCTCGCCGAGGATGATTCCCTGGCCGAAAACGTCCAGCGCGTGGCCCTGCACCCGCTGGACCAGTTTCGTGCCTTTCGTGACATGCTGGAAAAAGGCATGTCCGAGGAAGAAATCGCCGCCGCGTTCTTCGTCGTGCCCACCGTGGTCAAGCAGCGTCTGCGCCTGATGACTGTGTCCGACAGACTGCTTGAGATCTATGAGCAGGATGGCATGAAGCTCGACCAGTTGATGGCGTTTTCCATCAGCGATGACCACACCCGTCAGGAACAGGTCTGGGAGATTATTGCCCAGAGCCACAATCGCGAACCGTACGTCATCCGCCGTATGCTGACGGAGAAGACCGTGCGGGCGTCGGATCGCCGGGTGCGCTTCGTCGGGTTGGACGCCTATCTTGCCGCCGGTGGTCCCGTCATGCGTGACCTGTTCGAGGCAGACGATGGCGGCTGGCTGCAGGATCCGACCCTGCTCGACCAGTTGGTGATGGAAAAATTGCAGGAGGCGGCCGAACAGGTCCGCGCCGAAGGCTGGAAATGGGTCGAAACGGCGCTGTCCTTCCCTTGGGGGCACACACGGCAATTCGTGGAGATCGATGGTGTGCCGGCTGTGCTCTCGGAAGAAGACGCCGCACGCCTAACCGCGCTGCACAGCGAGCAGGAAACGATCGAGGCGGAATACGCGCAGGCCGATGAATTTCCCGAAGACATCGATACCCGGCTGGGCGAGATCGAGCAGGCCATCGAGGCGCTGGAAGAACGCCCCGTGTCCTTCGATCCGGTGGACATGCAGCGAGCCGGCGCCTTTGTCAGTCTCGATACCGACGGCACGTTGCTGGTCGATCGGGGCTTTGTTCTGCCCGAGGATATGCCGGCGGAGCCCGAGGAGGGGCACGATGAGTCCGACGGATATGATGACGCGGTCGTCTATCACAGCGCGGGTGACGACGGCGAAGGGGAAGGGAGGGAAGACGCACCCGACGCCGAGCCCGAGGAGGAAGACGGACTGAAGCCGCTTTCCGACCGCCTGCTGACCGAACTGACAGCCTGGCGCACGCTGGCGCTGCGGGATGCGTTTGCCGGAAATCCCCATGTCGCGCTGACCGAATTCCTGCATACACTGGTGCGAGACATCTACTGGCAGACGCCGGGGGCCGACTGCCTTGAGGCTTATGTTCGGGAAATCTCCCTGCCGGTCCATTCCCCCGACATGCCGGGCAGCCTGCCGGCTCATGCGCTGCGCCAGCGCAACGAGGGCTGGAAGCACGATCTGCCGGAGGATGAAGACGCCCTGTGGCGCTGGATCGACGGACTGGACGACACCAGCCGTCTGGCCCTGCTGGCGCATTGCCTGTCTTTCGGGATCAACGCGCTGCATGAATCGTCCCATGGCCCGTCCCTGGCACGCAGCGTCAGGGAACGGCTGGCGCGAGCCGACCGCCTCGCCACTGCGCTTACGCTTGATCTGGTCGAAGCGGGCTGGCAACCGACGGTGGAGAACTATCTGGGCCGCGTCACCAAGGCCCGTATTCTCGAAGCCGTACGCGAGGCGCGGGGAATTGAGGCAGCCGAGCGTATCGCACATCTGAAAAAGAACGACATGGCGCAGGCGGCCGAAAGGCTGCTTGAGGGCGCCGGCTGGCTGCCTGAGGCTCTGCGGACGAAAGGACTGTCTGCGCAGATGAAAACTGATGAAGTCCCTGATTACTCAGCAGACGGGCATGCCGCGGTCGCTGCGGAATAG